In Ketobacter sp. MCCC 1A13808, the genomic stretch CCAAATTTCCGAGCACACGCGGGTTAGCGCAGCTGTCAATGTGGTTTTACCGTGGTCAACGTGACCAATTGTGCCTACGTTTACGTGCGGCTTGACTCGTTCAAACTTTTCCTTAGACATTTGACCCTTCTCCTGGCCTCTACCTGTGAAGCTTCTTTCATTACACACAAAAAACGGGAAGACGAACCGTCAACCCGCACTAAATATGGAGCTCATAACCGGATTTGAACCGGTGACCTC encodes the following:
- a CDS encoding GTP-binding protein, which gives rise to MSKEKFERVKPHVNVGTIGHVDHGKTTLTAALTRVCSEIW